The uncultured Bacteroides sp. genome includes the window TTACTATTCAATTTTTGAATTAATCGTTTATAATTATTCACATCTTGGTTGTTATAATACATATGAGGAATTAACAAAATAAACTTATTCGTTTTAGCCAATAATTCTGTTATAATGCTTAAATAAAAAGAATCTAAAGACAATTCCGATATATTCTTAAAGAAAGGATGCCAAGTGATCCAAGTTGGAACAAAAATAATATAACTATCTTTTGGATAAGGAATAGCGTATTCAGAAACAACTTTATTTTCCAAGAAAACAATATCTATACTAGATATATACTTTACATTATACTTTTTTGCTTCTCTCTGACTAATGATATCTCTTAAAGAATTAAAACAAGATTTTCTGCAAATAAAAATGGTAATTAATTTAAATACCCTATCTAAAAACGTACAAGTAGAAAATCCACCAAATGATCTAGAGTAAAGCCCATAAGGGATTTTATTTGCATAAGCAAAAGACAAATAAAATAATAGTCTCCAGTTACGATAAAGGCCTAATTCCAAACCACCAGGAGCAACTAATATAAAATCGGAGTTAATAATTTCCTTTAATCCCTTATTTTTAAAAACAAATTTAGCAAAAAAAGGAAAAATGACACAAAATAGAGTAAACAATATATATCGTCTTCGTCCATATGACGGTAATAAATACTTCAATTTACCGCCCAATAACTTGTCGAACCAAGGATCTTTTTTATTCGTTATTTCAGTAATAACACTAAAATCATAAGCAGAATTCTCCAATAAATCGGTGATATTTTTACAGGCTGCATAATCTCCTATATTATAAAATGGTTGACCAATTATATTAATTTTCATATAATATTTTTTTTATTTTTAAAAGATCTCTCCATCCAGAAAGAAGAGATTGAGTTTGCATTCTAGCTATAAAACGATATTGAGGAATAAAATAATGTGTAAAATAACCACTAAAAAAAACTGTAAAAATTGCAGCATAAGCAGAACCGATTATTCCAAAAGATGGAATAAGAGCAAAGTTTAAAGCTACACATACAACACAACCTACAACATTTCTAATAACAGCAAATTTTTGTATCCCTTCTATAACGATTACTTGCCCTGAAGAAGACGCCATAGCTGTTCCTACTGCTTTCCAAGCAATTATCTGTAACACAGGAACAGCATCCATATATTTCAAACCAAAAGTAAAATAGATTATCCAATAAGATAGAAGAGAAACTAATGTAACCACTATTATGGAAACCCAATTAATTAAATTAAAAAAGATTTGTAATCTTTCTTTATATATATC containing:
- a CDS encoding polysaccharide pyruvyl transferase family protein, producing the protein MKINIIGQPFYNIGDYAACKNITDLLENSAYDFSVITEITNKKDPWFDKLLGGKLKYLLPSYGRRRYILFTLFCVIFPFFAKFVFKNKGLKEIINSDFILVAPGGLELGLYRNWRLLFYLSFAYANKIPYGLYSRSFGGFSTCTFLDRVFKLITIFICRKSCFNSLRDIISQREAKKYNVKYISSIDIVFLENKVVSEYAIPYPKDSYIIFVPTWITWHPFFKNISELSLDSFYLSIITELLAKTNKFILLIPHMYYNNQDVNNYKRLIQKLNSNRVIIVDNLQSSNDYQKLYLDASFAIVTRYHQTVFAIMNKTPFISLTYESKMTGMLSFLGLEDYSFSIYDLIASNKASVIIDRYEDICLDLSRIRKQLSKSAMTANNIALDTYESFNLLFK